Proteins from one Malaya genurostris strain Urasoe2022 chromosome 2, Malgen_1.1, whole genome shotgun sequence genomic window:
- the LOC131429513 gene encoding putative sodium-dependent multivitamin transporter — MSSFGVWDYAVLVIVLLVSAGIGVYYRFSGGKQKTTTEYLLADRNMSIWPVSFSLMASFMSAITLLGVSNENYQFGTQFVVINLSYGLATPIAAYLFLPVFFKLEASSAYEYLEMRFGKKTRLVASLAYLLQMILYMGIAVYAPALALEAVTGLDQVYSILTIGIICTFYSTIGGMKAVLFTDLFQSFLMFAAIFAVIICAAIDAGGLDKIWETAEKGGRLEFWNFDPDPTTRHTWWSLVIGGMFTYLSLYAVNQTQVQRLKTVKDLKSAQRALWLNWPILSLLSLTTSFSGLAIYYYYSTCDPLKQQRIKVRDQTMPLFVVDAMGDIPGLPGLFVSGIFSASLSTVSAALNSLAAVTLEDYLKPLYAKIMKRPLPDMQSSFPTKVMAFIYGIICLAVAFIAQFMGGVLQASLTIFGVVGGPLFALFSMGMFTKRANQRGVITGLLIGMSFSLWIGFGQPKPPLKMLDFSVEDCSRFGGYNSSTISPIIRAPESDYFYLYRLSYLWSVVLGYLVTFVIGYSTSLLLRSIGYQGTERIYLDNDRVYINTDLFSPPIAKRIKRSLAKHIENGGEIEITKPNGNLKANLSHL; from the exons ATGAGTTCGTTCGGCGTGTGGGACTACGCGGTGCTCGTGATCGTACTGTTGGTGTCGGCCGGCATCGGCGTTTACTATAGGTTTTCCGGCGGCAAACAGAAAACCACCACG GAATATCTGCTCGCCGATCGAAACATGTCTATTTGGCCGGTTTCGTTTAGCCTTATGGCCAGCTTCATGTCGGCCATCACTCTGCTGGGAGTATCCAACGAAAACTACCAGTTCGGAACGCAATTCGTGGTGATCAACCTATCGTATGGTTTGGCTACCCCGATTGCAGCCTATCTATTCCTGCCGGTGTTCTTCAAACTGGAAGCAAGCAGTGCCTACGAA TACCTGGAGATGCGTTTCGGCAAAAAGACCCGATTGGTAGCCTCGTTAGCGTATCTATTGCAAATGATTCTCTACATGGGCATTGCGGTGTATGCTCCGGCGCTGGCGCTCGAGGCCGTCACCGGTTTGGACCAAGTCTATTCCATCCTGACGATCGGAATCATATGCACATTCTACTCGACGATCGGCGGTATGAAAGCGGTGCTATTCACGGATTTGTTCCAGTCGTTCCTGATGTTTGCCGCGATCTTCGCGGTAATTATCTGTGCAGCGATTGACGCCGGTGGACTGGACAAAATTTGGGAAACTGCTGAAAAAGGTGGCCGATTGGAGTTTTGGAA TTTCGATCCAGATCCAACGACTCGTCATACCTGGTGGTCTCTGGTTATCGGAGGAATGTTTACCTACCTATCGCTGTACGCAGTTAATCAGACGCAAGTTCAACGACTTAAAACCGTCAAGGATCTTAAGTCGGCCCAACGGGCACTATGGCTGAACTGGCCAATACTTTCGTTGTTAAGTTTAACAACCTCGTTCAGTGGCCTTGCAATTTACTACTACTACAGTACCTGCGACCCGCTGAAACAACAACGAATAAAAGTTCGGGACCAAACGATGCCACTGTTCGTAGTGGATGCCATGGGGGACATTCCTGGCCTACCAGGTCTCTTCGTATCGGGGATATTCTCCGCAAGTCTGTCTACTGTTTCGGCTGCACTCAACTCACTAGCCGCCGTTACTTTGGAGGACTATTTGAAACCGCTATATGCAAAAATCATGAAACGCCCGCTTCCGGATATGCAGTCCAGTTTTCCGACCAAGGTAATGGCATTCATATACGGGATCATCTGCTTGGCGGTTGCCTTCATCGCCCAGTTCATGGGAGGTGTTCTGCAAGCTTCGCTGACAATCTTCGGAGTCGTCGGTGGGCCACTGTTTGCACTGTTTTCTATGGGAATGTTCACCAAACGGGCAAATCAAAGG GGAGTTATTACCGGTCTGCTGATAGGCATGTCATTTTCTCTCTGGATTGGATTTGGTCAACCGAAACCACCACTTAAAATGCTGGACTTTTCTGTAGAAGATTGCAGTCGCTTCGGTGGATACAATTCTTCCACAATCTCCCCGATCATCAGAGCACCCGAATCGGACTATTTCTATCTGTATCGATTGTCGTACCTGTGGTCAGTTGTTCTGGGATATCTGGTAACGTTCGTAATCGGATACAGCACCAGTTTACTTCTGAGAAGCATCGGTTATCAAGGAACAGAACGAATTTATCTAGACAACGATAGAGTTTACATAAACACCGATCTATTTTCACCTCCTATAGCGAAAAGAATAAAACGAAGTCTTGCTAAGCACATTGAAAATGGAGGCGAG ATCGAGATCACCAAACCCAATGGCAATCTAAAAGCTAACCTCAGTCACCTttaa